From bacterium:
GGCCTTTTTTATTCCCTCTTCCCCCTTGCCGCAACGGGGCCCGCTCCGCGTTAAGCCTTGCCCTTGGCCTTGTCCTTGGCGGAGAGCTTCGCGATCACGTCCTTCGATTCCTCGACGAAGCCGTCGACCCGCTCTTTCGCATCTTTGGCGAACTTTTGGGCTTCCTTCTTTATTTCGGCCGCAGCCTCGGCGATGTCCTCCCGCGTCTCCTTGCCCGGCTTGGGCGCGAAGAGTATGCCGAGAACGCCGCCCACGATGCCGCCCACGATGAACGACAGCAAGACCAACCCGGCGCTGTTATCTCTTTCCGCCATTACGCGTTCCTCCTAATCGCTCTTATTATCCGCGGCTCCTTCGCCCGCTTCTTCTCCCGGAACGGCCGGCTCTTTCTTCTTGCCCGTAAGGCGCTCGAGCCAGGAACCCGCCAGGACGAAAAGCGGCGCGAGTGCCGCAAGCTTGGAGAAGATAGTCTCGTCCAGAAATTTCACCGAGTCCCGCACCCGCTCGACGAGCAAACGAACGGCTGCGGCGCCGTCCCGTATCACCGACGACGCGTCCGCGACGTCCGCCGTAACGCTTTCGGCGTTTTCCAGCACCTTCCGAACGCTGGCCGAAGCGGCCGGGACCTCTTTTCGGACGTCGGCGATAACCTGGGTGATGCGGCCCACCGTCCCCGCGCATCGCACGATAAACCACGTCAGCGCCGCGGCGATTAAAACGATCGCGAGCGCGAGCGCCCAATATACGCCGTCAACCGCGGTCATAGCAAACCCTCTTTCGGATACGTCACTCGTTCGTCGGCGATACCGCGCGCAGCCGCTCCACGACGGGCGGCAGGACCTTCAACACGCGGCCTATGTCTTCCTCGGTCGTATATTTCCCCAGGCTGAAACGAATCGAGCCGCGCGCCACTTCGGGGGGGCAGCCCATCGCGGCGTGGACGTGCGACGGCTCGCTCGAGCCGCTGGCGCAGGCCGAGCCCGTGGCCGCCGATATACCCTCCATATCGAGCGCCAACATTATAGCCTCGCCCTCGATGCCCGGGAAGCAGACGTTCAACGTATTGGGCATCGCTTTTCCCGCCGGCGTCATAACGACCACCTTGCCCGGCATCGCCAGGATGCCGTCCTTCAACCTGTCGCGGAGGCGGCCTAGCCGTTTGCCCTCCTCCTCCCGGTCGGCCGTCGCCAGCTCGAGCGCCCGGGCGAGGCCGATTATGCCCGGCGTGTTGTGCGTCCCGGCACGGCGACCTTCCTCCTGGTGGCCGCCGTGAATCAGCGGCACCAGCTCGACGCCGTTCCGCACGTAGAGGGCGCCGACGCCCTTCGGCCCGTAGAACTTGTGGGCCGAGATGGAGAGCAGATCTACGCCGAGGTCGTTTACGTTTACCGGGAGCTTGCCGGCGGTCTGGACGGCGTCGGTGTGGAAGAGGACGCCGCGCTCGCGGGCGACGGCGGCCAGCTCCGCTACCGGCTCCACCGTTCCGACCTCGTTGTTGGCGTGCATTATCGAGACCAGGACCGTATCCGGCCGGATGGCAGCCGCCAACGCGTCGGCATTAACAATCCCCTCGTCGTCCGGCGGGAGGAACGTAACGTCCCAACCCATGTCGGCGAGCCACTCGCAGGCCAGGAGTACCGCCGGGTGCTCGATGGCCGAAGTTATGACGTGGCGGCCTCGGCTTACGGAGGCGGCCGCGACGCCCTTGACGGCGAGGTTGTCCGACTCCGAGCCGCCGCCGGTGAATATAATTTCGTCGGGCGAAGCGGCGCCGAGGAGCGCGGCGACGCTCTCGCGCGCCTCGTTCACCGGGCCGCGGGCGCGCTGGCCGAAGCGGTGGAGGTTGAAGGGGTTCGCGAAGTTGTCGGTGAAGAACGGCGCCATGGCCAGGGCGACTTCGGGAGCCGTCGGCGTCGTGGAATTGTAATCGAGGTAAATACCTTCCATA
This genomic window contains:
- a CDS encoding YtxH domain-containing protein is translated as MAERDNSAGLVLLSFIVGGIVGGVLGILFAPKPGKETREDIAEAAAEIKKEAQKFAKDAKERVDGFVEESKDVIAKLSAKDKAKGKA
- a CDS encoding IscS subfamily cysteine desulfurase, which encodes MEGIYLDYNSTTPTAPEVALAMAPFFTDNFANPFNLHRFGQRARGPVNEARESVAALLGAASPDEIIFTGGGSESDNLAVKGVAAASVSRGRHVITSAIEHPAVLLACEWLADMGWDVTFLPPDDEGIVNADALAAAIRPDTVLVSIMHANNEVGTVEPVAELAAVARERGVLFHTDAVQTAGKLPVNVNDLGVDLLSISAHKFYGPKGVGALYVRNGVELVPLIHGGHQEEGRRAGTHNTPGIIGLARALELATADREEEGKRLGRLRDRLKDGILAMPGKVVVMTPAGKAMPNTLNVCFPGIEGEAIMLALDMEGISAATGSACASGSSEPSHVHAAMGCPPEVARGSIRFSLGKYTTEEDIGRVLKVLPPVVERLRAVSPTNE